One genomic region from Branchiostoma lanceolatum isolate klBraLanc5 chromosome 7, klBraLanc5.hap2, whole genome shotgun sequence encodes:
- the LOC136438462 gene encoding uncharacterized protein, protein MSLRPLLFPRKPAVLAAGAGAALLGCAAAVPAIFTHGQVPGFTARSACDPISLCDTASPEMSRMYSGVTAAIFLSAVVSMGVLYAMVYRYVQDLVQSGASHIPLSSNQGTAFSSNQRASFSSNQRTAFSSLKFGAKRARVASLSDVLEEVPQHNTGGGPAGDRAALSRPEESPHQDTGGGLAGDRAAQSRLEESPHQDTGGGPAGDRAAQSRLEESPRDDIGRGPAEFPTGGRAALSRLAARRLTLQLNLPARRPSLPPSAVQHHYRVAKLFLLVAAVSAVSWLPYWGVSLAGLGEDPAPPVLQDGTAGTRAAEFFRQLHFASNAANPLIYALCHRTFRHRVLRMLTCRRLGS, encoded by the exons ATGTCTTTACGTCCCCTTCTCTTCCCTAGAAAGCCCGCCGTGCTGGCGGCAGGAGCCGGTGCGGCGCTCCTTGGCTGTGCCGCCGCCGTTCCCGCCATCTTTACTCACGGCCAAGTCCCCGGCTTCACGGCAAGGTCAGCGTGCGATCCCATCAGCCTCTGCGACACGGCGAGCCCGGAGATGTCCCGGATGTACTCCGGCGTGACGGCCGCCATCTTCCTCTCAGCTGTGGTGTCCATGGGCGTCCTGTACGCGATG GTGTATAGATATGTCCAGGACCTGGTCCAGTCTGGTGCGTCACACATCCCGCTGTCATCCAATCAGGGGACAGCGTTCTCCTCTAATCAGCGGGCGTCGTTCTCCTCCAATCAGCGGACAGCGTTCTCCTCCCTGAAGTTTGGTGCGAAAAGGGCGCGAGTCGCTTCTCTGAGTGACGTGTTGGAGGAGGTGCCGCAACACAACACCGGCGGGGGCCCGGCGGGGGACCGAGCGGCGCTGTCCCGTCCGGAGGAGTCACCTCACCAGGACACCGGCGGGGGCCTGGCGGGGGACCGAGCGGCGCAGTCCCGTCTGGAGGAGTCACCTCACCAGGACACCGGCGGGGGCCCGGCGGGGGACCGAGCGGCGCAGTCCCGTCTGGAGGAGTCACCGCGCGATGACATCGGCAGGGGCCCGGCGGAGTTCCCCACGGGGGGCCGAGCGGCGCTGTCCCGCCTGGCAGCCCGCCGGCTGACCCTGCAGCTGAACCTGCCTGCCCGGCGGCCCTCCCTCCCGCCCTCCGCCGTCCAGCACCACTACCGCGTCGCCAAGCTCTTCCTGCTGGTCGCGGCGGTGTCCGCCGTCTCCTGGCTACCGTACTGGGGCGTGAGCCTGGCCGGGCTGGGGGAGGACCCCGCCCCGCCGGTTCTGCAGGACGGCACGGCGGGGACCCGGGCGGCCGAGTTCTTCCGGCAGCTGCACTTCGCCAGCAACGCCGCGAACCCGCTCATCTACGCGCTGTGCCACCGGACGTTCCGCCACAGGGTCCTGCGCATGCTCACGTGTAGGCGGCTGGGAAGTTGA
- the LOC136438287 gene encoding cholecystokinin receptor type A-like has protein sequence MATTTTLPSSSENATCSPVSLDQLRTVLDSQHAEDNIHVTVFLSLVCALGTMGNFLTVLVSARRREKSSATIFVLTLAVVDLVVCGVVVPLKLYELNHGTYAGQGWCRVNPYLTAVSLLSSTFVLLAAAVDRYRAVCRPVQHFSVRRSRGYEGCSGNSLPHFVADPSRLANTRGSECCDAAS, from the exons ATGGCCACCACCACGACACTGCCGTCTTCAAGTGAAAATGCCACCTGTTCACCGGTTTCTTTAGACCAGCTGAGAACCGTCTTAGACTCTCAACACGCAGAAGACAACATCCATGTTACGGTCTTCCTCTCGCTTGTCTGTGCGCTGGGCACGATGGGTAATTTCCTGACCGTTCTGGTCAGCGCGAGACGAAGGGAGAAATCCTCGGCCACCATCTTTGTTCTGACCTTGGCCGTGGTCGACCTTGTGGTCTGTGGTGTCGTCGTGCCCTTGAAGCTGTACGAACTGAACCACGGGACGTACGCGGGACAGGGGTGGTGCCGGGTCAACCCGTACCTGACGGCCGTCAGTCTGCTCAGCTCTACCTTCGTGCTTCTGGCTGCGGCTGTGGACCGTTACAGGGCCGTCTGTCGGCCTGTTCAACACTTCTCTGTCAG gagaagcaggggttatgaaggctgctcgggaaattccctaccccatttcgTGGCAGACCCATCACGCCTGGCCAACACCCGAGGATCAGAGTGTTGTGATGCTGCATCGTGA
- the LOC136438288 gene encoding uncharacterized protein: protein MELFGGVCAGGADRWSQPPPVTTTPSHNHPQSQPPPVTTTPSHNHPQSQPPPVTTTPSHNHPQSQPPPATTTPSHQPPPATTTPSHNHPQPQPLPATTTPSHNHSQPQPPPATTTPSHNHPQPQPPPVTNHPQSQPPPVTTTPSHNHPQSQPPPVTTTPSHNHPQSQPPPATTTPSHQPPPVTNHPQPQPPPATTTPSHNHSQPQPPPVTTTPSHNHPQPQPLPVTNHLSSVP, encoded by the exons ATGGAGCTGTTTGGCGGAGTTTGTGCCGGTGGGGCGGACCGTTGG TCACAACCACCCCCAGTCACAACCACCCCCAGTCACAACCACCCCCAGTCACAACCACCCCCAGTCACAACCACCCCCAGTCACAACCACCCCCAGTCACAACCACCCCCAGTCACAACCACCCCCAGTCACAACCACCCCCAGTCACAACCACCCCCAGCCACAACCACCCCCAGTCACCAACCACCCCCAGCCACAACCACCCCCAGCCACAACCACCCCCAGCCACAACCACTCCCAGCCACAACCACTCCCAGCCACAACCACTCCCAGCCACAACCACCCCCAGCCACAACCACCCCCAGTCACAACCACCCCCAGCCACAACCACCCCCAGTCACCAACCACCCCCAGTCACAACCACCCCCAGTCACAACCACCCCCAGTCACAACCACCCCCAGTCACAACCACCCCCAGTCACAACCACCCCCAGTCACAACCACCCCCAGTCACAACCACCCCCAGCCACAACCACCCCCAGTCACCAACCACCCCCAGTCACCAACCACCCCCAGCCACAACCACCCCCAGCCACAACCACCCCCAGCCACAACCACTCCCAGCCACAACCACCCCCAGTCACAACCACCCCCAGTCACAACCACCCCCAGCCACAACCACTCCCAGTCACCAACCATTTATCCTCAGTCCCTTAA
- the LOC136438289 gene encoding melatonin receptor type 1C-like, translating into MANVTTPPSMTRAHHVMTRTNSAVTRLCLDVGQEQLERLVDGQVAASKAHVTALLVLVCAVGTIGNLLVVLVSARRRKQSSAAVCLTSLAAVDLLICGVFVPHKIYHIHHVTYTGALWCKVNPYFMTAGLLGSTFLLDAIAVDRYRAVCRPLRYCTTK; encoded by the exons ATGGCAAACGTGACCACCCCTCCCTCCATGACGCGTGCCCACCATGTCATGACGCGTACCAACTCCGCCGTGACGCGCCTCTGCCTGGACGTCGGGCAGGAGCAGCTGGAGCGGCTGGTGGACGGGCAGGTGGCGGCGTCCAAGGCGCACGTCACCGCCCTGCTGGTGCTGGTCTGCGCCGTGGGAACCATCG gtaACCTGCTGGTGGTTCTGGTGAGCGCCCGGCGGAGGAAGCAGTCGTCTGCCGCCGTCTGTCTGACCAGCCTGGCCGCGGTGGACCTGCTCATCTGCGGGGTCTTCGTGCCGCACAAGATCTACCACATCCACCACGTCACCTACACGGGGGCGCTGTGGTGTAAG gtCAACCCGTACTTCATGACTGCGGGCCTGCTGGGATCCACCTTCCTGCTGGACGCCATCGCCGTGGACAGGTACCGCGCCGTCTGCCGGCCGCTGCGGTACTGCACCACTAAGTGA
- the LOC136438507 gene encoding alpha-2Db adrenergic receptor-like, which translates to MSGEMYHLVPAGPNSSAPPCPADGTGPVAELDRQFAQLQLPVIVLLLLVCIFGTVGNLLVIAVSVHRRRKSSATVFILALAGVDLVISAVAVPMRVFSYFRYSYSAPGWCETESCLTVGSLLSSLLLLIAIAEDRLRAVRRPTDFYLSGNRRAVRVSAAALTLGFLLSVPYLLTAHEGVFLLQELNCTMTACFGLGTNNHAWSLASFIIVTVPFLSSGFVIVVIYAMVYKRVYDSRAAAMGMGRMHKSLQTETLQLEGRLQQENLQLEGRLQEENTESLQQETAGSSGGPPEPLTASPSQRVVLLHHFRLAKMLLLVTTVFLVTWLSHVILTIYVMALSPEDYHRLSDVELGVANFLQHLYFLNSALNPVIYTIAYRSFRQRLGALFGQ; encoded by the exons ATGAGCGGGGAGATGTACCACCTGGTCCCGGCCGGCCCGAACTCGTCCGCCCCGCCGTGTCCCGCGGACGGGACCGGGCCGGTAGCGGAGCTGGACCGGCAGTTCGCTCAGCTGCAGCTGCCCGTCATAGTCCTCCTCCTACTCGTCTGCATCTTCGGGACCGTCGGCAACCTTCTGGTCATCGCCGTCAGCGTCCACCGGAGGAGGAAGTCGTCGGCGACGGTGTTCATCCTGGCCCTGGCCGGCGTGGACCTGGTCATCAGCGCGGTGGCGGTGCCCATGCGGGTCTtctcctacttccgctacagcTACAG CGCGCCGGGCTGGTGCGAGACGGAGTCGTGCCTGACGGTCGGCAGCCTGCTCAGCTCGCTGCTGCTGCTCATCGCCATCGCGGAGGACCGGCTGCGCGCCGTGCGGCGGCCCACGGACTTCTACCTGTCAGG GAACAGGCGCGCGGTGCGGGTGAGTGCGGCCGCCCTGACACTGGGGTTCCTGCTGTCGGTGCCGTACCTCCTGACGGCGCATGAGGGCGTCTTTCTGCTGCAGGAGCTGAACTGCACCATGACGGCGTGCTTCGGCCTCGGCACCAACAACCACGCCTGGTCCCTCGCCTCCTTCATCATCGTCACCGTCCCCTTCCTTTCCTCAGGCTTCGTCATCGTGGTCATCTACGCCATG GTCTACAAACGCGTGTACGACTCCCGGGCCGCAGCAATGGGGATGGGGCGGATGCACAAGTCTCTGCAGACGGAAACCCTGCAGTTAGAGGGGAGACTGCAGCAGGAAAACCTGCAGCTTGAGGGGAGACTGCAGGAGGAGAATACGGAAAGTCTGCAGCAGGAGACCGCTGGCAGCTCTGGTGGACCCCCGGAGCCGCTGACGGCGAGTCCCTCCCAGCGCGTGGTCCTGCTGCACCACTTCCGGCTCGCCAAGATGCTGCTTCTCGTCACCACCGTGTTCCTGGTCACGTGGCTGTCACACGTCATCCTCACCATCTACGTCATGGCGCTGTCACCAGAGGACTACCACAGACTGAGTGACGTAGAGCTGGGCGTGGCCAACTTCCTCCAGCACCTGTACTTCTTGAACAGCGCGCTGAACCCCGTCATCTACACCATCGCCTACAGAAGCTTCAGGCAGCGGCTGGGGGCGCTGTTCGGACAGTGA